CAAACAAGCATCCATTCTCGGTCATGGCAATAAGCTTTTTTACATCACCATTCCAGCGAACTAATTCATTGAACTTTGCGGACTGGGAATTATAAACCCTCTCTCCTGGATAAATATCCGTTCCAATAATGTCCACGTATTCGTCACCAGGATACCAATCCTTATTCTGACCATTCCATACCCATATCAGATTATGAATTTGATGATAGTTTGTCAACCGGTCAAAAAGAAGCCGATACAGCTCGATGTATGCTTCTGGGCCGGATGCTCCCCACCAAAACCAGCCTCCGCTAGCCTCATGTAGAGGCCTCCACAAAACCGGAACATCCTCTGCTTGAAGCCTCTTTAACTGAAATGCAATAGTATCAATATCCCTTAATAACAATTCATAACCCTCGGGATCCTTACCCTTCATTATTTTTTGCAAATCTATATTCGTTCCTTCTGTGTAAAATCCTTTCCACCAGGGAATATCTGAAGAGTTCACAAGATATGGCTCCGGTGCATTCCAGTGCCAGCAGAAAGTCACAATTCCCCCCTCTTGATGAAAGTTCAATGCATATTCCACATCGTGACTCACTGAGCCATGTGCTACTCTTGAAGGAGTATATTCTATAAAATCCAAGCCTAATATTGCTGGATATTTACCGGTTGCCTGATTAATCGCCTTGAATTCATTTCCATTCTTACCACGATCCCCATACTGACCGGAAATGATGTACTTCCCGTATATATCCGTCAGATACTGCATTAATCGTATGGTCGCTTCCGATGCATTAGGATCGGCTAACTCAGCACTAACACGGTAAATAGAAGGGTCTGCATCTTCCGATGCAGTTATTTTCAATGAATCAAGTAAAATCCAACCCCAGCTCTTGGTAATCGTAATCTTATTAATTCCAGAATTTAAGTATACCCTTTCCAATATCGAATCTGTAAAATCATCCTCATCAACAACAGTTACTCCTACATTTTCACCGTTAACAAGAACATTATTCTCTTTATAGCCCGTATTCCCTGCGCTGATAAAGTTTAGATCATATGCACCTGCACCCGGAACCTCCACTGTAAAGGTTACTGTATCCGAATCCGTTTCCATTCCCGTGAGATAACCCGACCCACTATAGCCTTTTTTCTTGCTTTCTATATGTATATTACC
The nucleotide sequence above comes from Variimorphobacter saccharofermentans. Encoded proteins:
- a CDS encoding glycosyl hydrolase, which translates into the protein MKKVLFNSVIIALILLFAACNYEDNRKDLEETIATPALHKEEKDGMNDIDMGDALEENTTEEKETEEADEADKADKADKALEISSMDMQYNPDFQLTIEAEDAEFTGNIHIESKKKGYSGSGYLTGMETDSDTVTFTVEVPGAGAYDLNFISAGNTGYKENNVLVNGENVGVTVVDEDDFTDSILERVYLNSGINKITITKSWGWILLDSLKITASEDADPSIYRVSAELADPNASEATIRLMQYLTDIYGKYIISGQYGDRGKNGNEFKAINQATGKYPAILGLDFIEYTPSRVAHGSVSHDVEYALNFHQEGGIVTFCWHWNAPEPYLVNSSDIPWWKGFYTEGTNIDLQKIMKGKDPEGYELLLRDIDTIAFQLKRLQAEDVPVLWRPLHEASGGWFWWGASGPEAYIELYRLLFDRLTNYHQIHNLIWVWNGQNKDWYPGDEYVDIIGTDIYPGERVYNSQSAKFNELVRWNGDVKKLIAMTENGCLFDPDMAVRDNAMWLYFGTWEGEFLVQDSTDQLSEKYTETDMMVKVYSSDKVITLDELPDLKTYGN